Sequence from the Rhodothermales bacterium genome:
CCTGGTAGTTCCCGGAGGAGGCGGATTGGGCGGAATTGAGAAAAGTCAGGTAAAGTTGAATCGGTCAAAAAAGCATTGCCATCTCGCCCGGAGACGCCGGCATGCCGGCGCTGTCGCCTTCGGTCGGAATGACAGGGGGTTTATTCAAAAACACCACTCGGCGCCATCCCGACACCCCTCCTACCCTTGTTACTCGCTACGCAATCATCGCCGTGGCCTCTGGCGCCACGACGTGATCGATGGCGGTCACCGGGCAGATGGCTTCGCACCGCATACACGCGATGTCGCACGGTTCATCGACCGCGATGGTGTCGAACGGCGTGATGAATCCCGGGGGATGGGGGCAGACGGCGACACAGGCGCCGCAGCGGATGCAGCTGTTCCAGTTGACCTGGAAGACGACAGGCTCGGCCATGGCTACACCTTCTTGAATGCGGAGTCGGGATGGAAGTAGCTGGCGAGGGCGTCGTACAACTGGCGGTCCTGCACGGCGGGGTCCTTATCCCGAAAGATAGCCCGTTTGATAGCGTAGATCCGCCACAACGCGTCCCCCATTTCACCCAGCCACCGTTCGTGGTAGCCGGCGAGGGCGTCCGCGTCGGTGGGCCGGCCGGCGCCGAGGTGTTCCGCCAGAAACGAGCCGGCGATGACGCCGCCGCGGAGCGCCGTGTGGATGCCGCCGCCCGTGATCGGATTGACGTGCCGCGCCGCGTCGCCGACGAGCAGCAGGTTGTCGGCATACGGCTGTTTGAGCGGGGCCGCGAGCGGCACGCCGCCGCCCTGGATTTCGAGGATGCGGGCGTTACGAAACCGCTCCGCCATAAACGACGCGCGCATGAATCGCTGGAGATGTGTTTTTGCGTCGCGGTCGGTAGCGGACCGGATGACGCCGAGGCCGATTTCCGCGTACCCGCCTCCTTTCGGAAACACCCACGCGTAGCCGCCCGGGGCGCATCCGTGGCCGGTTACGATTTCGAGCAGGCCGTCCGTCGCCACCCCATCCACCACATACTGGAGACAGGAGGCGAGTTCGCTGAGGCGGATGTCCGTGCGCAGGCCGGCCCACTTTCCGATCTGGGACATTAGGCCATCCGCCGCGACGACGACGCGGGCGTGGACAGTGACGGGTTCGCCGAAGCGCCGCAGGTCGAGCGCGACGCGCCCCTCGCCGGCGGGGCGAAAGCCGGCGGCTTCCGTCTTGAGCCACACCGTGACGCCGGCGCGTTCGGCGAGCGTCATGCCATAACGGTCGAATCGCCGTCGATCCACGACATACCCGAGCGGTCGGTGCCCGTAGTCATCTGGCTTGAGATGGCGGTAGTCGAGCCGCGTCTGCCGGCCGTCGGAATCGTACACGGCGAAGCCGTAGATCGGGCAGACGACGAATTCGTCCTCGGGTGCGATGTCCGCATCCGCCAGGGCATGTGCGCTGACGGCGCCCGAGCACTGGATGGGGGCGCCGAGTTCCTGGCGCTTGTCGACCAGCAGGACGCGCAGTCCGCCCACCGCAGCGTAACGCGCCGTCGAGGCGCCGGCCGGCCCCGACCCGATCACCACCACGTCGAAGTCGAAAGGCGTTTCGCGTTGCACGTTGACTCGTTTAACGAATGGTATACATCACTCCCCACCCTTCGACTCCCTCGGCTTCGCCGATGTCGCCCAGGGCAAGTACTCCCCACACCCCTCCTCATACCTACGCGGGATCGATTCACAATGTCCATCCTTCCCGGTAGGGCGCCTCGATCATCGCATTAGCCATCTCGTCGTTGGTGAAGCGGGCCTGTCGCGAATCCCATTGGAGGGACCGCCCGGTCTGGAGCGCGATATTCCCCAGGAGGACGATCTCCGTCAGCGGCGCGCCCCATTCGAAGCGACACGGCGCCGGCTCACCGCCCTTGCAAGCCGCGACCCATTCGTTGTAGTGGCCGATCGAGGGCGCGAGCGTCTGGGGAGGCGGCTGGTAGTGGGCCATCTCGGAATCAGGAAGCAGGCGAGGGTTCTGCCCGGTGAAGCCGCACAGGATCTTCCCTTTTTCGCCTTCGAACAGGATGCCGTCGCCGGCGAGTTCTTGCATCGGAGAGAGTTCGTGCGGGCGTGCCGGTTTCAGCCCGCCGTCGTACCAGGTGAGGCGGACGGGCGGTTTTTCGCCCCGGACCGGGAAATCGTAGTGGACGGTGGAGGCTGCGGGGAAGGTCTCGCCGAGCATCTTGGTGGAGCTGGCGTGTACGGCGGTGGGGGCGCTGAGTTCGAGGGCCCGGAAGACCGGGTCGAAGCTATGGCATCCCATGTCGCCGAGCGCGCCGGTGCCAAAGTCGAGCCATCCCCGGAAGCGGAAGGGGTGGTAGGCTTCGTGGTAGGGACGGTAGGACGCCGGCCCGAGCCACAGGTCCCAGTCGAGCCCTGGCGGCACGGCCATCGTCTCCGCCGGGCGGGTGATGCCCTGGGGCCAGATGGGTCGGTCCGACCAGATATGGACAGCATGGATGCCACCGATGGCGCCGGCGCCGATCATCTCGCGCAGCCGGCGAGGGCCTTCTTCGGCCTGGCCCTGGGTGCTCATCTGCGTAGCCACGCCGGCGGTCCGGGTGGCCTCGAGCAGACGTCGGCTTTCGTGGATGGTCCGGGTGAGTGGTTTGGCGCAGTAGACGTGTTTGCCGCGCTGCAACGCAGCGAGTGCGATGACGGCGTGTGTGTGGTCCGGCGTACCGATCACCACGGCGTCGATGCCCGTCTCCTGGTCGAACATCCGTCGAAAATCCGTATACGTTTTTGCGGCCGGGTACGTCGCGTAGACGGGGGCGGCGAACGTGGGGTCCACATCACACAGGACGGCGATGTTCTCGGTCGCGACGTTTTCCAGGTAGACGCGGCCCATCCCGCCGACGCCGACGCCGGCGATCACAAGGAGGTCGCTAGGGGCGACGAACCCAGGGCCACCGAGGACGTGCCGGGGCAAGATGGAGACCGTGGCGGCTGTGGCGGCGACCGTTTGAAGGAAATGACGGCGATTGAGCGAACGAGGCGTTTTCATGGCGGCGATCCGGTGAGAGGGTTGGGACGCCTAAGTATGAGATACCGCCGGCGAAAAAGCAACGGCATAAAAAAACCCGAAGGGTCTTTGAGACCCTTCGGGTTTGTTAACGCATGGACGGTAGTGCTCAGGACAACGTGCCGCGGCAGAACGCCACGCACTTGGCCATTTCTGTGAGCACATCGCTATCGGCCGGCACGTCGTATTCCAGTTCGATCATCGCGGTGATCGGGTACTGCTCGTCGCGCAGCAGGCGGAGCACTTCGCCGATCGGCGTATCTCCCTGGCCCCACGGCAGGTTCGCGCCGCCGTTGGCCGCCGTCTGGCGGTCCTTTACGTGGAGGTGCGATATGCGATCGTGGTATTTGCGGATGATCGGGATGGGCGAGGTGCCCAGGCCGGCGACATAGTGGCCGATATCCAGGTTCAGCATGCTGTACTTCGAGGTGGAGAGCGGCTTGTCGAACGTAAAGCCCTCCTCGGCCACCTGGGTATGGTTGTGCATGCCGATAAGCATCTGGTGCTTCGTCGCAAAGGGCCCCATGCGGGCGGCGGCGTCATCCGAGATTTCGAACGAGATGCCGCGGGCGCCGACGGCCTTTGCGGCGCGGAAGGCGTAGTCGATCTCGGCATCCGACCAGCGGGGGTCGCCGAGTTTGAGGATGTCGATCTCGATGCCGTTGTCGCGGTACATCTTCCCGAGTTCCTCGAACTTCGCCATGCCGGCCGTTTTACGCCAGGCGGCCGCTTCTTTGTCGTGCGCCTCGCGGGCCTTCTGGAATTCGGCGCGCTCCGCATCCGTCATCCGGGTGCCGACACGCGACCAGCTGGGCGCCTTGGGGCCGCCGGCAAATTCCTCGGCGGGGCCGCCCATCAGTTCCGTCGTGTCCATCCCGGCTTTTTTGAGGTAACCGAGCAGTTCCTCGGCACTACTCGGCAGGGCGCGAAAGCTGTAGGTGATGGCGCCAATCTTGACGCCGGCGGCTTTCTTGAGGATGGCGGGAGCGCTACCGCGCACCGAACCAGGCCAGAGGGAATAGGCCGCCGCGGCGGTCGCCGCGGTGCCAAGGAAATGACGGCGGGAGAGACGTGACGATGCCTCGTCGACGGTGCGTGAACGGTTGCTCATCGTAAATTACCTCGGGTTTCGGGAAAAAGATCGTCCGAGCAATGTACGCCAAATTCACAATTCCGCCAGTGGAAGCGACGCCGGCATTTGTTAATTCTGGGCCCTGAACCGATCCTTCGCCCCGATGCTTACCCATCTCCGCCGCTTTTCCCGGGAACCTGCCTTCATTCGTATCGGCGTTGTGTTCGCCATCCACGCCATCCTCTTTGCGTTCTGGGTGACGCGTATCCCGGAGATCAAAGCCGCCCTGAATCTGAGCGAGGGAGCGCTCGGCGTTGCCCTGTTTTTTCTGCCTCTGGGTGCGCTGGTGGCGATGCTCAGTGTCTCCTGGCTGACCCATCGTTTTGGCGTGGGGGCCGTGACGATCTGGACGACGACCGCCATGATCATCAGCATGATCCTCCCTTTCCTGGCGCCGAACGCTGTGACGCTGGGCGCGTACCTGTTTGTGGTGGGCGTGACCGGAGGGGCGATGGATATCTCGATGAACGCGCTGGTGGCCACGCTGGAGCGAAGCCACCAGACGGTCATCATGTCCACCTGCCATGGTTTTTTCAGCCTGGGGGGCATGATTGGCGCCCTCCTTGGCAGCGCGCTAATTGCGGCGGAGGTGGCGGCCCTGCCCCAGATGGCCGCCGGCATCGCCCTCATGTTATTCGTAACCCACCGCTGGCTGCGCCCCATGCTGAGCCCGATTCGGGAAACAGCCGGCGAAGGCGGCGCAGCCTTCGCCCTGCCCGGCAGGGCCCTGCTCGCGCTTTCGGTCATCGCGTTCTGCTCGATGCAGGGCGAGGGCATCATCGCGGACTGGAGCGCGGTCTTCCTGGAAGACCTGCCGGATTCCAGGCCGTTCATGTGGGGCCTCGGCTACGCCGGCTTCTCCCTCACGATGACGCTGGGGCGATTCTCCGGGGATCAGTTGATCCAGCAGCGGGGCGCGCGCGCCGTGCTGCTCGGCGCCTTCGGCATCGTCACGGCCGGGCTGGCGCTGACCATCAGCGGCAATGCCTGGATGGGCATCGCCGGCTTTACCGTCGCTGGCCTGGGATATGCGCTGCTGGTGCCGATCGTGTTCAGCGAAGCCGCCAAAAAGCCCGGCGTGCGGCCTTCGCAGGGCATCGCCGGCGTCGCCACGGTGGGGTACACGGGGTTTTTGTTGGGGCCGGTCGTGATGGGCGGCATCGCCCACGTCGCCTCGCTCACGGTGGGGTTCGGGTATCTCATCGGGCTGTCGGCGCTCGGGTGGTTGGTAGCGGCGAGGGCGGTGAAGCGGCCCTGAAAGGCCACAACCGCCCGGCCACCCATCCATCAATCCCGAAACATCTCCAGCGCCGCGAAGCCCATACCGAGGGCGCCCGCGGAGTCGCCGGCGGTGGCCCACTCGAAGCGGGTGGTCACGGTCTCGTCGATTGGGCTCGTCACGTAGATCGGCCAGGCGCGCTCTTTAAATCCTTCCATCACCCAACCCATGTACCGGTCCCGGAAGGACGCCTCGGCGAGACCGCCGCCGACGACCACAAGCCCCGGATCAAACACGCGCACCAGATCCGCAATGGCATACCCGAAGATAAAGCCCTGCTGTTTAAAGAGTTGGATGGCGAGGGCGTCGTCCTTATCCGCATAATTCCGCAGCTTGAAAGCCTTATCCTCGATCGACATCGCGGGATCGTTCAGCGGGTGGCCGGCCCACTGCGGCTTGGCCAGTTCGAGCCGCAGCCGCCGGCGCAGCGCCACCAGCGACACCCAGGCCTCGACACATCCCGTCCAGCCGCACGAGCACGGCGGTAGCGCGCCGTCGTCCTCAAGGAACGGCGCGGAGATGTGGCCAACTTCCAGGGCGAGGCCGTTCGCGCCTTCGTAGATCTTCCCACCCGACGTGACGAGCCCGCCGGCGAGCCCGGTGCCGGGGGCGACATAGAGCAGGCTGCCGAGGTGTTTCCGCCGGACCATGTACTCGCCGAGGGCGGCCGCATTGCCGTCGTTCGTGACGTACACGGGCATGCCGGCGCGCTCGGAGAAGATGTTCTGGATGTTCTTCCCGACCCAGTCCTGCGCCAGGTTGGCGCGCGCCCAGATAACGCCGCCGCTGTTGGCGGCCGGCACGTCGATGCCGGCGGCGCGGATCGTGTCTCGCGTCGTGCCGGCGCTGGCGGCCAGGCGGAGGAGTGCCTCGTTAAGCTGTACGATCGTCGCCTCATACCCCACGGCCACCCGACTCGGCACCTCCACGAAGTCACTGGCCTGCTCCCCGTTGAGGTTGACGAGCACCGACTTGATGGTGGTGCCCCCGATGTCCAATCCGGCATAAAAACGATCTGTAGATGTCCCCATGATGTCCGATAGACTGTTTGCGCGAGCCAGGATGTCGCCGGCTCTGTTGACGCCCGAAACTACTGCGATTCGGGCAATTCCCAAAAGAACGACATGAAGTTTAATCGCCGGGGATTATCGGTAGGGCAGCGCCATGGTAAACGTGGCTCCTTCTCCTTCTCTGCTTTCCACGGTCAGCGCGCCGTTGTGGCCACGGGTTACGATTTCGAAGCTCAGCGACAGACCGAGGCCCGTGCCGGCGCCCGCCGGCCGCGTCGTAAAAAAGGGGCCAAAGATCTTCTGGTGGAGCGCTGCCGGAATGCCGACCCCGTTATCCTCAATGTGGATATCCACCCGCTCTTCCCGATAGATCGTCCGAACGCGCACGAGCGGGCGGTAGTCCGCCATCGCGGTCGCGCGCCGATCGCGCACGGCATAAAAGGCGTTGCTCAGCAGGTTGACCAGTGCGCGGGATAACTCGAGCGGCGTGATCTCGAGGTCCTGCACCCCCTCATCGTAGTCGCGTTCGAGCGTCAGATCAAACTCGGGAAATTCGGCCATCAGGCTGTGGTGGGCGTGGGTCACATACTCATCGACAAACCGGTTTACGGCCACCACCCGCCGCTCGGCGCTCGTGGCCTGGGTGTGCTCGATCATGCTCCGCACGATCTGGTCGACACGGTCCCCGTGTTGCTTTATCTTGCGCGCGTTGAGCTGGATATTTTCGGCCATGTCGCTCAGTTCTGTGCGCGCCTCGGCCACCGACTGGCCACCGTTTTTCTGGAGGTAGTCCCGCAGTTCGTCGGCGTATTCGGCGGACAGGCCGGCGAAGTTCATCACGAAGTTGAGGGGGTTTTTGATCTCGTGCGCAATGCCGGCCGTCAGCTTGCCGAGGGACGCCATCTTTTCGGCCTGGACGAGCTGGGCCTGGGTGGCTTTGAGGTGATGATACGCCTCTTCCAGCGCGCGGGCCTTTTCGAGTTCGAGTTGATGGCGCTCGACATCGGCCTGAAGGACACGCGCCTGCAACTCGGCCGCCTCCGCCCGTAACCGTTCTTTCTCGATCTCCAGCCGTTCGCGCTCCTGCCGGATGAGCCGTTTGCGCTGAAATCGGCCCAGCGCCACCACACCCACGACCAACACGACAGCGTAGCCGATAAGCGCCCACCACCGTAGCCACCACGCCGGCCGCACGGTAAACGCATACCGCATGGGCTCGGTCGTCCACGCGCCCTTCCCATCGCCGGCCAGCACCTCGAAGGTATACTGGCGGGACCGCCCGTAGGCCGGCAGGTTGGTGTACCGGATCTTGGTGTCGGATTTTTCGGCGGACCACTCGGCGTCGTATCCGGCGAGGCGGGTCTTGAAGATCACCCGCGTCTCGTCGTAAAACCCCAGGCCGGCGTATTCGATGTTGATGTCGTTGTTGCCCTGCTCGTCCTCTACGTACGACACCTGGTTGATCGCCAGAAGCGGCGCCACCACATCGCGGCGATCCGCCTCCGGGCGGTAGATGGTCAGGCCGTTCGGCGAACCGTAGTACACCACGCCCCCTTCCCCTACGCGCACGGAGCCCCGCGTCCAGGCTTCGTTGTCGAGCAGGCCGTCGTGGTTCGTCACCAGCCGGCGAACGACGCGGGCCGCCGGGTCGATCTCGGCGAGGCCGCCGTTCGATCCCACCCAGATGGACGACGATGCCGGCGCATACGCCATGCTGATCGCATTGTCCGCCCCCAGGCCGTCGCGCGTGGTCAGTTGCGTCGTCGCTCGCAACGGCGTCCCTTCCAGCGCCAGCACGCCCTGGGGCGTTCCCACCCACAATACGCCCGCGAGCCACACCATCGACTCGATTTTGCGCAAGGGGATGACCAGCCCCTCGGGCGATGCGGGCTCGAAAATCGGCGCCTGGATCTCGTATCCAAACACCCCCTGCCGGCCTCCTAAATGGAACGGGACCGCCGTTTTCGCCATCGCTTCCAGTCCGTCGCGCGTGAGCGGCGAGACACTCCGGTAGAGCCCTTCATCCAGGGTTCCCACCCAGACGTAGCCGGCGTCGTCTACTTCAACCACATGGTATCCGGTGGATGGCAGCCCGGAGGCGGACCGGAATACGAACCACGCGTTGTCGATCAAACCGTACACGCTGCGATAGCCGGGCAGCCACACGCCCTCCACGGCGCTCGTGTCGCGCTCGCTGACGGGGAGTGGCCGGACCGTGGCGCTGTACATACTGGTGCCCCGGTAACCGGCGACGCGGAGCGGGGCGCCCGCGAAGTTCAGCCGGCGCTCCACCTCCGGGGCCGGCAAGGGGCGGGTGCTGCCGGAGAACGACAGCCCGTTGATCCCGAAGGCCGTCCCCATCCACAGCCGGCCGGCCGCGTCGCGCACCAGGGCGTCCACTTCATTGCCACGCAACCCGTTCTTCTCCCCCAGCGTGATCGACGAAAAATCGCGCCGGACACACGTCGCCCCACCCTCCAGGCTCCCGACCCACAACCAGCAGCCATCAACGGCCTCGTCGCCTTCGATGACGGTGGTGACGGTGCGCGCCGGAAGGATCGGCTCGCGAGACGTGTGCACACGGGAGGTGAGATGAGTGAAGGCCGCGAAGTTGGCGCGGAGTTTCGAAACGCCGCCCGACTGCGCGAACCACAGATTGCCCTCTCGGTCCTCCAGGATGTCGTGTAAGTTGAGACTCAACAGGCCGTGCTCGACGGCTACGGGGGGCAGCGGCGTCAGCGCCGGCAGCCGGAAACGCGCCACACCGACGCCTTCGCTCCCCACCCAGAGGACGCTGTCTCGCGAGGCCTCGATGCTGACCACGTAACCTCCGACGGGTTCTCCGACCGGCGCAAACGCATCGAGGTCGGCCGACCAACGGAGCAATCGACCATCGCTGCTACCGGCCCACAGGTCGCCCCGCTCGTCTTCGTACAACACATTGAGATGGGCGTCTC
This genomic interval carries:
- a CDS encoding sugar phosphate isomerase/epimerase encodes the protein MSNRSRTVDEASSRLSRRHFLGTAATAAAAYSLWPGSVRGSAPAILKKAAGVKIGAITYSFRALPSSAEELLGYLKKAGMDTTELMGGPAEEFAGGPKAPSWSRVGTRMTDAERAEFQKAREAHDKEAAAWRKTAGMAKFEELGKMYRDNGIEIDILKLGDPRWSDAEIDYAFRAAKAVGARGISFEISDDAAARMGPFATKHQMLIGMHNHTQVAEEGFTFDKPLSTSKYSMLNLDIGHYVAGLGTSPIPIIRKYHDRISHLHVKDRQTAANGGANLPWGQGDTPIGEVLRLLRDEQYPITAMIELEYDVPADSDVLTEMAKCVAFCRGTLS
- a CDS encoding MFS transporter produces the protein MLTHLRRFSREPAFIRIGVVFAIHAILFAFWVTRIPEIKAALNLSEGALGVALFFLPLGALVAMLSVSWLTHRFGVGAVTIWTTTAMIISMILPFLAPNAVTLGAYLFVVGVTGGAMDISMNALVATLERSHQTVIMSTCHGFFSLGGMIGALLGSALIAAEVAALPQMAAGIALMLFVTHRWLRPMLSPIRETAGEGGAAFALPGRALLALSVIAFCSMQGEGIIADWSAVFLEDLPDSRPFMWGLGYAGFSLTMTLGRFSGDQLIQQRGARAVLLGAFGIVTAGLALTISGNAWMGIAGFTVAGLGYALLVPIVFSEAAKKPGVRPSQGIAGVATVGYTGFLLGPVVMGGIAHVASLTVGFGYLIGLSALGWLVAARAVKRP
- a CDS encoding ATP-binding protein, translating into MRRSPFLRLGRLLPAALIVAILLVSAHHVAAQELPFVHYTPESDYNPLPSAEVYRVYQSRTGFLWMAVFTSGLVRYDGRTFLTYGRDDGLRDLDVRNMVEDGMGRLWVSSDAGVVVSERPLAAYTAGLPLHFADSLGATPLVAAAVNQNGIAVDGSGGIWVGTLGAGVVRYRLAGPDAVVADTLSTALEGEDVPRTVHAIAARRDGTVWVSLSQGYTLVFADDRATEFRVIAPMASAGDAHLNVLYEDERGDLWAGSSDGRLLRWSADLDAFAPVGEPVGGYVVSIEASRDSVLWVGSEGVGVARFRLPALTPLPPVAVEHGLLSLNLHDILEDREGNLWFAQSGGVSKLRANFAAFTHLTSRVHTSREPILPARTVTTVIEGDEAVDGCWLWVGSLEGGATCVRRDFSSITLGEKNGLRGNEVDALVRDAAGRLWMGTAFGINGLSFSGSTRPLPAPEVERRLNFAGAPLRVAGYRGTSMYSATVRPLPVSERDTSAVEGVWLPGYRSVYGLIDNAWFVFRSASGLPSTGYHVVEVDDAGYVWVGTLDEGLYRSVSPLTRDGLEAMAKTAVPFHLGGRQGVFGYEIQAPIFEPASPEGLVIPLRKIESMVWLAGVLWVGTPQGVLALEGTPLRATTQLTTRDGLGADNAISMAYAPASSSIWVGSNGGLAEIDPAARVVRRLVTNHDGLLDNEAWTRGSVRVGEGGVVYYGSPNGLTIYRPEADRRDVVAPLLAINQVSYVEDEQGNNDINIEYAGLGFYDETRVIFKTRLAGYDAEWSAEKSDTKIRYTNLPAYGRSRQYTFEVLAGDGKGAWTTEPMRYAFTVRPAWWLRWWALIGYAVVLVVGVVALGRFQRKRLIRQERERLEIEKERLRAEAAELQARVLQADVERHQLELEKARALEEAYHHLKATQAQLVQAEKMASLGKLTAGIAHEIKNPLNFVMNFAGLSAEYADELRDYLQKNGGQSVAEARTELSDMAENIQLNARKIKQHGDRVDQIVRSMIEHTQATSAERRVVAVNRFVDEYVTHAHHSLMAEFPEFDLTLERDYDEGVQDLEITPLELSRALVNLLSNAFYAVRDRRATAMADYRPLVRVRTIYREERVDIHIEDNGVGIPAALHQKIFGPFFTTRPAGAGTGLGLSLSFEIVTRGHNGALTVESREGEGATFTMALPYR
- a CDS encoding 4Fe-4S binding protein, whose protein sequence is MAEPVVFQVNWNSCIRCGACVAVCPHPPGFITPFDTIAVDEPCDIACMRCEAICPVTAIDHVVAPEATAMIA
- a CDS encoding ROK family protein, producing MGTSTDRFYAGLDIGGTTIKSVLVNLNGEQASDFVEVPSRVAVGYEATIVQLNEALLRLAASAGTTRDTIRAAGIDVPAANSGGVIWARANLAQDWVGKNIQNIFSERAGMPVYVTNDGNAAALGEYMVRRKHLGSLLYVAPGTGLAGGLVTSGGKIYEGANGLALEVGHISAPFLEDDGALPPCSCGWTGCVEAWVSLVALRRRLRLELAKPQWAGHPLNDPAMSIEDKAFKLRNYADKDDALAIQLFKQQGFIFGYAIADLVRVFDPGLVVVGGGLAEASFRDRYMGWVMEGFKERAWPIYVTSPIDETVTTRFEWATAGDSAGALGMGFAALEMFRD
- a CDS encoding Gfo/Idh/MocA family oxidoreductase translates to MKTPRSLNRRHFLQTVAATAATVSILPRHVLGGPGFVAPSDLLVIAGVGVGGMGRVYLENVATENIAVLCDVDPTFAAPVYATYPAAKTYTDFRRMFDQETGIDAVVIGTPDHTHAVIALAALQRGKHVYCAKPLTRTIHESRRLLEATRTAGVATQMSTQGQAEEGPRRLREMIGAGAIGGIHAVHIWSDRPIWPQGITRPAETMAVPPGLDWDLWLGPASYRPYHEAYHPFRFRGWLDFGTGALGDMGCHSFDPVFRALELSAPTAVHASSTKMLGETFPAASTVHYDFPVRGEKPPVRLTWYDGGLKPARPHELSPMQELAGDGILFEGEKGKILCGFTGQNPRLLPDSEMAHYQPPPQTLAPSIGHYNEWVAACKGGEPAPCRFEWGAPLTEIVLLGNIALQTGRSLQWDSRQARFTNDEMANAMIEAPYREGWTL
- a CDS encoding NAD(P)/FAD-dependent oxidoreductase, with the translated sequence MQRETPFDFDVVVIGSGPAGASTARYAAVGGLRVLLVDKRQELGAPIQCSGAVSAHALADADIAPEDEFVVCPIYGFAVYDSDGRQTRLDYRHLKPDDYGHRPLGYVVDRRRFDRYGMTLAERAGVTVWLKTEAAGFRPAGEGRVALDLRRFGEPVTVHARVVVAADGLMSQIGKWAGLRTDIRLSELASCLQYVVDGVATDGLLEIVTGHGCAPGGYAWVFPKGGGYAEIGLGVIRSATDRDAKTHLQRFMRASFMAERFRNARILEIQGGGVPLAAPLKQPYADNLLLVGDAARHVNPITGGGIHTALRGGVIAGSFLAEHLGAGRPTDADALAGYHERWLGEMGDALWRIYAIKRAIFRDKDPAVQDRQLYDALASYFHPDSAFKKV